CCAATTCTAGAATAAATTCTATTACACGCTTACTTACATTTTTAATTCCATAATATTTAGGTATAGTGCTCAGAAAGTTTGACCACCCGCGAGTCTGCTCAATAAAGAATACAGGAAATAAGGTTTGTATGTATAATTTTCGGTCATAACCTTTATAATAAGGAACAGAAGGAAGAGTAAGGTTCAAAAAGTTCTCAAGAAAATTGTGAAATCCTAATCGATTTGCAGCTGATCCAGGATCATGGATATACATATCTTGCTCTTCAAAATTTCTACTATCCTGTTTAGTTATTTTTCCTCCAAAGCTTACTTTTATCAGTCGGGGATCATTATTGCCTATTATATCCCGTTTAATAGTAATAGTTTTATTTGAATTGTTTTCAATTTCTAAAAGGACATGTGATTTTATTACTTTAAACTCAGTTTCCTTATATTCGATGGCACGCCTAAGGGCTGGTTTCATAGTTTTATGACCTTTACCACCGAGTAACTCTTCACAACCAAGAGAATAAAGAATTAAATTTAAAATACTAGATTTTCCTGAACTATTTTCACCCCTAATTATATTTAAATCTTTTTCAAAATCCAGTCTCTTATAAAAAGTATGTTCATTAGTGAATACTTCAATCACCATGCTTTTAATTATCAACTACAGCATCCCCTTTTTAAGTAACTCCTCGACTTTTCTTTCGGAGATTTTTTTTTGAAACCGATCTAAAAAGTCTTTGTGATCTTTTAAGATTTCAATATCTTTATTCAAATATAATAAAAACTCTTCTCCTTTATTCGCAAGTGAATATTTCCCATTTGAAAAGATAATTAATCTTTCACCCACTGCGTAATTTAATGCCCTATTTAATGAGGGCTCAGTCCGCCAAAATAATAGATTATAGCTATCTAAATTATCAGCATTAATATTACGGAAGTCCTCTATATTCGTAAGTAACCAAGAAAAGAAATGTAATCTGGTTAGAGATGACGTGTTACTTCTACAACAGTACTTAAGGATTAAAAGTAACTGTGCTATTTTAAAGATAGGTCTATAATTGGGGGAAATACTAATTGGTTTTTTAGTAAATGAATAAGGAATCTCTTCAGGTTCTACCATTATAATCCTCCTTAATTATAGAAATCTAACGGACAGCGCATGAGCCAATCCGATATAGTGTACCTTGACAACTTTTGAATCATAACCCTATCCATTGGAGAAGCAAATTCACTTAAGAGCAATTCAGTTAGTTCACTTTTAATGTCGAGGAAATATTTTCTGTTGTCCTCAGAATAAATCCCCTGCTCTTGAACATATAATTCAAAATCATCTATTACGGCAATAAATTTTTCATATAAATGTGGAGAGATTCTCTCAAATTCTGAAATTATTGAAACACCAGTTAAGTAAGATTTAATATATAAGTCAATTTGTTGAGTAAGAGCTTTGTCTATTTTATTTGGATCTTTGAAGTGCAAAGTCTTTTCTACTTTAGATTTGAGATTTTGGATTTCTTCTATATCAGGATAACTTTTAGTAGTTAAGTCTTCAGTTAGTTCAGTCTCTTTTATGTTGATTTTGGACTTAGTGATTTCTAAGATTATTGATATTTCTGCACTAAAGAAGTCTATGTCCTTTACAAAGATATCAAACTCTTTATCTAAATAATCTAAGTTTAATTCTCTAAATTCTTTACACTTCTGAGCTGCATATTTTAATATTTTCTTATCTCTATATTCGGGAGTTAAAAGGATCCATTTCTTTATAGTTATTCCTTTAAGGTGTTTTTTTATATCCTTTTCGTATTTCACTAATTTATTTAAATCTTTATTAATTTTATTTCTTTGTTTAGTATAAAGGTCATCGGTAGTAGTGTTGTCATCGGGGCAATAACACTGAAAAACAGTACCATCTCTTGTATATCCTTCTATACCCATGTCTCCCTCAGTGGCAGGAACATGTTGATAATCATCATGTTTCATATTTAATCCTTTTTTACAAAAACTTTCCCAAGAATCCCCATCGAAGTCACCGTAAGTAGTAGAAAACATTTTAATCCCCCATAAGAAACCTTTTAAATAACTGCCTATACAAACATAATAACAATATTTTTCATTTAAAACCATAATATGACACAATATTATGTATATTTATAATTATAAACGAGTGTTTACATAGGTGAATATTATTCGGCGAATCGGTGATATTATGTTTGTGATCGAACAAACTGAATAGCTATTTGGAGGTTATTAATTACGTATTCAGCTGCGTTTGGTTGGTCTTGGTGTAATTGCTTTACTTCCCCTACCAGCCTCCCTAACTTTAGGTCAAATGGTGAAGATGGATCGAACAGAGCGTCGTGTTGGAATAACCCTAACTTTTCATCTAGAACTTTTAATGTATCTATGTTGATGGTACTGGTTTTTCCTGTAAGGTACCCAGCTGAAACCCCTATTTCTTTTGCGAATTCATTAAGACCGTATCCGTTGTCTTTTCTTAGAGTCCGTATCTTATCTCCAAAATCCATCCTTATTCTAGCCTCCTGTAATAAGTCACTTTCAGTTTACTTCGTTTTTTACATTCCTTTTACCTTCTAAATACCTTAACCTCATTTGTTTTGGCTGTAAGTTAAGCAATTAAAAACCTGATCCAACAAAAAACATACATATGGAGGAAAGACATGAATAATAAAAAAAAGAGGACAAATTCCTCAGTCTCTATTAAAGAGATAAAGTTTGTACAGAATCGAGAGCTATTTGATCATGTAGTGAACCGATGCTTCATCAAAATCGAAGAAGATTTCTTCCGAGACATCAATGACATACACCAGGAGTGATTCTGTGGGAAAAACCGTCATTTACATTCGTCAATCTTTAGGTAATGATAAGCAAAAACTCTCTTCTGACACGCAATTGAAATTCTGTAGTGACTTAGCTAAAGAAAAGGGCTTTCTAGTTTGGAAAGTTTACAGCGATTACAATGTTTCGGGAAGAACTACCGAGATTAAGGAAAGGTTGCAACTTTACGAGCTCCTTCAAGAAATTAAACTGGGGAAAATCGGACGAGTGATTACTTACAAACGTGACCGCCTTTCAAGAAATGCCCATCAATACTCGGAGATTATGAATGACTATATTAATAAATACAATGTGGAAGTTTTGTTTGCAGCAAGTAATGAACCGCCAGCGTTCAAGGGAAATGTTGGGGAGTTCTTGGAATTAATATTAGGTGGTGTTTCTCAATACGAAGGTGACAATATTAACAAAAAGTTACTTGATTCTCGCAAAGCAAAGTTAAGAACTGGTCAAGAAAAAAACGTGCTGTATTGGGCAGGAGGAACAGCACCCTTTGGCTTTAAGGTTAAGGAAGGTGTATTGGTACCATGTCCACAAAACCAAAAAACTGTGGAGAAAGCATTTAGAATCTTTGAAGAAAACCTTTTCGAAGACGGCTCTTTAATTCATTCCATTTCTCAAGTTGCAAAATCACTAAACATTGCAGATTCTACATTGAAGCGGATCATACGGTCTGAATTTCACATGGGTAAAGTGAAACAGGTAGTAGATGGTGAAGAATTCATTAGTGAGCTTGAAAAGCCAGCTGTTGGAATAGAGTCATGGCAGTTGGCAAACCAAAATCTAACTTTATATGAGAAGAAACAATTCGAAAAATCGCCATTGCCAACTTTATATCTTCTATATTTCATTCAATGCGGTTATTGTGAAACCAAGATGTACAATCCTGAACGCTCTGTCTTTTACAGATGTTCAAACCATAAAAAGTTACATTTTTGTAATGCACATGAATTAGAGTTAGAAGTCTTTTCTGCATTGAAGAAGCACATCACTGAGCAATTAAAGATATACCAAGAGCGCATACAAGAAGCTGTAATAAATAAATTTAAGGCTGAAGTCTTACGAAGAGTAGATGAAGTGAAACAATCAATAACTAATGCGGATAGTGAAATAAAAAGGCTAGGAGAACAGTCGCTCGCCCATTCATCGAATAAGATAACTCAAAAATTACAGAAAACATTTAGTAAACTAAGGGATTTAGAATCATCGCTTTCTGATTTAGACAGGAAAAAGCTCGAAATTGAAGGGTGGGACAAATTGAGTCCAACATTAAATGTAGAAGATGCTTACTCTTTTGACCCCGTCATGGAAGCTTACTTAAGTTGGATAAAGATCATCTATTGGACCAAAGAAGGGTTGCAATATGAATTCCACTTTCTGGGAGATGAATGATTTTGGAGCAAGAGCTTTTGCAGAAACTAACAGGTAAAAGAGGTGTGTTTTACGGAAGACATTCAACTGACAAACAAGATATAGCCTGGCAAATACAGTTGGTTGATAATTTCTTCGAGGAAGTTTTACATTCAAAGCCTATTGCTTATTATTCCGACGAAGCTGTCTCGGCTAGGAAAACAAAGTACAAGGACAGGGCTAAGTTGCAGCATTTAATCAAGGATTCTTCCCGTGGAGTTTTCGATTTTGTTGTGATTTCAAGCTATGATCGAATTGCCAGGAACCCTATTGACCACTTAAAGCTCAGGGAGGCCTTAACTGAGAAGGGTATACCTGTCATAATCGCTACTACAAGAACTGAATATGGAAAAGAAGACTTCTTAACCCGACTATTGTTTGACGGTATTTCCAAATATGAAGCAGATCAAACAGCTCAAAGAACGAGTGACAACATAAACACATTAGTATTCCAAGGGAAGTGGAAAGGAGGACGGACTCCTTTCGGCTATGTATACCATCGGGCTTCGAACACCCTGAAACCAGATCCAATAAGGCGCGAAAAAGTTAAAGAAATCTTTTCGATGTATGAGAAAGGTCTAGGCTTTAAAGAAATTGCGAATGTTCTAAACGATGAAGAAAAGCTTGCTAAACCCTCTTGGTATAAAGAGAAGGTTAAAGGAATTATTACAAACCCTATCTATGCAGGAGTATTGACTTTGTATCGAAGAGAAGGGAATTCTGGATATAGAATTAGAGATCGTTCAGAATGGGTTGAACACGAAGCTAAATGTATCACTTCTCCGATCATCTCGAAGCAGCAATGGGAGAATTGCTGGAAAATTTATTCAGAAAAAACAAAGATATACGGAAAGAAAAAGGAAAATCAAGCTGCTGGGGGTACAACAAAACTTGATACACCATTTTTCCTGAAGAAGATATTGTATTGCACATGTGGCAAGATGATGAGATGGAGGAATTACACCAATCAAAAGAAGGTATACCAGGCCTACATTTGTGATGATTGTGACTACAGAGTACCTTGTGATCTTCTTCATAAGAAATTTGAACAGGAGTGGAATTACAGGGTTACGGATTCCTTGTTACAACTGATGAATGGGAAACGTAAAAAACTTGCAGAGAAAGAGCTATTAATATTGGAGGAGAGCATAAAAGATTGTGACGTAATGAAATTAGATCTAAAAAATGAACAAAATAACTTTATCGATAGGAAAAAAGCGTTGTTACGTAACAGTGGCGATAGCGATGAAGCATTTGTTTATGCATTAGATCTTCTTATTAAGGATCGGGAAAAAAGAATTAGTGAAATAAATGACCAAAAGGACCTTTTGGAAATAAAAAAAAGTAAGGTGTCGGAATTTCTTGAAGCTTCTCCAGTGAATATTTCTTTGAATTTCAATGATTTTAGTCCCAGGGATAAAAACGAATTAATCAGACATTATGTTTTGAGTTGTAAGGTCAGCAGAGAAAGGGATCTTGAAATTACGTTTGTGAACCTGGAATAAATTCTTATCGCGTGGTTGATACCCAGCCACGTTTTTTGCGTTTTCTATGGACAAGCATTCTAACCAAATTCTCTATATAAGTTTTTTCCACTCTTATCTTGAACCAAGGTAAAATTAAATTAATCAATTGTTTGTGTTGCTAAGCCCTCATTCTTGCTTCATTGTGTTTGTGTGCAGCAAATGATTACGCGGCAAACACACAAGGAATGCATTTTTTAAAAACAATTTGTGCATTTGCGCGCGGTAAAAAATGTTTTAGTCTCTTTCCGAAAAGGTCTCATTAGAAGCTTAATTGTACAACCATTTTTTTGTTCCATCATTAATGGCATTAATTTACCTTCATCTTTATACACAGTAGATCCACACGTAAAAGCGGACAAGTTGTCTAAGGAACCGCTATAAATCACCGTGTAAATAAGAAATGGTAGTTTGTCCTTTTTAGAGTATGCAATAGGGTAACAGTAGGGATCCCAAATGTACCCTGTTGCATATTAGACACATCAATTGTCCCTCCGCTATTACGAGCCTTATGAACTATGTGAATAGTCTGTCTTATTGCTTTTGGACAACCAATATGCAATAGGGCTAAGTTCTTTTAAAGTTCACTTTTAACATTCACTTTTTAACATTACCCTTTTAATGTTAAAAGTTGAACATTAAAAGTAGCTAGTCCAAAATGTTGCAGCAACAAAATCAATGAACATAATAAGTTAGGAGAAAATCGGTAATATGCAGGCGATCAACACTGCGGTGAACCAGCACTAGCATAGTCACTTGTATTCCACCATATAAGTAAAGGTGGAGGTGATTGTTATAAAAAGATATACAGTTCGTGAAGCAACAGAAATCTTAGCGAAGTATTATATCTATGTTACACCTGAAAAGCTCACTAGAATGATACGCGATGAGGAGATTTATGGTTTTAGAACAGAAAATCGTAAAGACGGGTACCGTATTTTTGAAGATGATTTATATGATTATGTTGATAATCTTCGGCCAGGACTAAGGACCATATTCGAGGTGTACGAAAAATCAAAGGATGTTAACTTGCAGGGCAATAATTCAAATGGTGTTAAGCAAAGTTCGGATCGGGAATTAATCAGTGTTTTTATTGAATTAAAAAAAGCTTTGCAAGAACAACCTCAAATGATCTCAGAAGCAATCACTAGCTCGTTAAATAAGACTTTAGAATTACAAATAACATCGAACAAGGCGGAAGAAAAGAAAAATAAATCACGAAACAACCTTGTTACTAAGTACCCCAAAAAAGATTTCATTGGAGAATGCAAAAAAAAACTAGGCAATGATGAGTATGATTATGAAAATTGGTATGAGCAGCTACTTGGTGAGAAAAAGTTAGCCCAAAAATTTCTCGATAAAGAAAGTTTTAAAATGATAATTAATAATGTTGAACACGAAATATTACCTCAGAATATTACAAGTATTAAACAGTTGGTGGTTGCAATTGAGAAATCAATTTTGGATAATCAACGTGTGAAGTTATTTGAAGAGTAATTTCGTATGTTGGAAGTATCAGGGAGGGAAATTGCTTGAGCTCAACATTTGAAGTGAGTATACTTTCTCAGTTGAATCAGATAAAAAAAGAGATAGAGTGTCTAAATTATAATGTTGAAAGATTGTGTACAACTCTGGAAAATAACAGCAAAGTTATACTAAAGGAAGAATTAGTGACACACCTCAAAACAATCTCTTGTCAGTTAGAAACTTTAGAGTGGATACAATTGGATTCAAAGTGAAACAAATATAAAATAATAACGCCAGCGGTTAGCTGGCGTTTTATTTTATCTAATGCCAAATAATTTATCTTGAACGTTCCTAACTATGTCTCTGACTTGAAATGGATTTAGATTAAAGTGTTCTGCAGCCTTTTCAATAGGTGTTTTCTCTTCACTTTTTCTCAAGTATTCAGCTAAATCAGAGGATTCCTTTGCAGTTTTAACATCAATACTAACTACATATTCATAAACTTCTCTTTCTTGGTTAGGAAGTTTTCTTATGTAATTCTGTCTCTCTAACTCATACACAAGATCTTCAAAGTCTGGTTCTTCATTAACTCTACTCACTTTATTTCCTCCTCTTGAAAAGTAACAGACAACTACTTCCTTTATTTGGTTTAACACTTGAATTTATTATATACATAGTCTTCTTATTTTTGTAGGGAAATCTTGTAATATCTAGTAACACTATGAGAGCTTTGTTATGATAATAACTAGGTTGAAAGTTATATAGGAGGAATATTAATAAATGAAAAAGTTATCATTACAGCAATTAGAAGCTCATTTATGGGAATCGGCGAATATTTTACGGGGAAGCATTGATTCTTCAGATTATAAGAATTACATATTTGGACTACTTTTCTTAAAACGATTAAACGACGTTTTTGTTGAAACGGCAGAAACGATTGAAGAGGAAGAGAACGATGATTACGGCTGGTATGACCGTGACGAACACCAATTCTTTGTTCCAGAGCGTGCACGTTGGAAGAACATTCAGGCTGCAACGCAGGACATTGGTGATTATATCAATAAAGCCTTTGAAGCATTAGAAGAAGAAAACCCTTCTCTTCAAGGGGTTTTGGCGAATATAGACTTTAACGATAAAGGAAAGCTGCCTGATCGCCTTTTATTAAAGCTGGTGTTGCATTTCTCCGCAATCGATCTGAGAAACGAAAACCTTTCTGAACCTGATATGCTTGGACGAGCATATGAGTACTTGATTAAACAGTTTGCTGATGATGCAGGTAAAAAAGGTGGGGAGTTTTACACTCCGAGTAAAGTCGTAGAACTATTGGTTAAATTGCTTAAACCTGAAGAAGGTATGCGCGTTTGTGATCCAACTGTTGGATCAGGCGGTATGCTCATTCAATCGGTTGATTACATTAAGTCTCAAAACGGGAACCCGAGAAACCTAACCCTTCATGGGCAGGAGAGAAATTTAAACACGTGGGCTATTTGTAAAATGAACCTCCTCCTCCATGGCATGAGTGATCATCGTTTGGAAAAAGGAGACACAATACGCGATCCTAAGTTACTTGAAGACGGGGAACTTATTCTTTACGATCGTGTCATTGCCAACCCACCATTCAGCCTTAGTAATTGGGGACGAGAGGAAGCAGAGGGCGACGAGTTTGGCCGTTTTCGTTTTGGCGTTCCTCCGAAAGATAAAGGAGATTTGGCCTTTGTTCAGCACATGGTCGCTACACTCAATCACAAAGGTAAAGCTGGTGTGGTGATGCCTCATGGGGTTCTCTTCCGTGGGGGAGCTGAAGGCAAGATCCGTCAAGGGCTTCTTGATAACGATTTAGTCGAAGCGGTGATCGGCCTCCCATCCAACTTGTTCTACGGTACGGGGATACCTGCGTGTATCCTGATTCTAAACCGTGATAAGGAAGACTCGAACAAGGAAAAAGTCTTCTTTATCCACGCAGCGGACTACTTTCAGGCAGGGAAGAACCAAAACACCCTAAGAGACGAAGATCTGGATAAGGTCGTATCAGCTTACGAAAAACGTGAAGATGCCGAGAACTATTCACGAGCTGTGAGTTTGGACGAAATCCAAGACAACGACCATAACCTCAATATCGCCCGTTACATCGATACAACGGAAGAAGAGAAGAAGATCGATGTACAAGAAGCGCTAGCGGACCTTAGGAAGTTGGAAGAAGAGCGAAATGAAGTTGAAAATAAGATGTACTGGTATTTGAAGGAGTTGGGCTATCGTGAATGAATCTGCAAAGATAAAAAAAGCTAAAGCTTTTATTGGTAGCTTCCCTGAAGATTGGAATGTATATTCTTTAGATGAACTGCTAGAAACAATTAGAAACGGTACTTCAGAAAGGCAAAATCAAAACAATAGAGGCTTACCAGTTACCAGAATAGAGACAATAGCCAATGGCAGTATCAACTTTAAAAAAGTAGGTTACATTGATTCAGAAAAAGACTTGTCGAATTATAAATTAAGAATAGGGGATATACTTTTTAGTAACATAAATAGCGTAAAACATATTGGTAAAGTTGCTAAGTTTAATGGTGAAAGAAATTTGTACCATGGTATGAACCTACTATTACTAAGACCGAACGAATTGGTGAATCCAGATTACCTATTTAAAATTATGAGCTCAAGCACTGTAAAAAAATACTATGAATCTAATGCAAAGCAAGCCGTCAATCAAGCTAGTGTAAATCAATCCGATGTAATGAGTTTTATTAATGCATATCCTCCCCTAAAAGAACAACAAAAAATCGCAGCCATACTCACCTCCGTTGATGAAGCCATAGAAAAAACCGAAGCGATCATCGAGCAAACGGAAAAGGTAAAAAAGGGGCTCATGCAACAGCTTCTTACTAAGGGGATTGGGCATACAAAATTTAAGAAAACAGAAATAGGAGAAATTCCTGAAAAATGGGAGATTAAACAACTTAAAGACCTATCACATAAAATTCAAGATGGGACTCATTTTTCACCCAAAACTAAAGAAAAAGGTTCTCTTTATATAACTTCTAAGAATATAAGGCCTTTTAGGTTTGATTTGACGGATGTCAAATATATATCTTTAGAGGATCATAAAAAAATCTATAAACGTTGTGACGTTAAAGAGGGTGACGTTCTCCTTGTAAAAGATGGAGTGAATACTGGAAACACAGTTGTAAATACGATTAAGGAAGAGGTTAGTTTATTATCAAGTGTTTGTTTAATTAGATGCAATGAACAGATGAGCAACCTGTTTTTATGCCAATACTTAAACTCGAGTATCTTGAGACAGTTAATTCTAAAACAGCTTACTGGAAACGCAATCAAAAGGCTAACCTTAACAACAATTAATGCTTTAAGGGTTCCTGTACCCCCTAGAGAAGAACAAGATAAAATCAATAATAAGCTATCTTCTTTGGATAGTAAGGTGGAATTAGAAAAGAAGCAGCTCTATAAACTGAGAGTGATAAAGCGAGGTCTTATGCAGGTTCTCCTAACAGGAAAGGTCCGTGTAAAAGTCGACGGGGAGGTGCCGTCGTGACTCCCATATCCGATTGGAACGAAAAAGAGCTGGTCGAAAACCGTCTGATACAACAAATCCAAGAAATGGGCTATCAGGTTTCTGATGGCCCTTCTTTGGACAGTGAACGAGAGACCACCAGTGATGTGGTTCTTCGTGATCGTCTCAGAGATGCGATCACTCGTTTGAACCCATGGCTCAGTGATGACAATGTACATAAAGTGATGCGCTCGGTTCTTCATATCGAGGCCACAAGCCTGATGGAAGCAAACCAATCGTTTCACACCTTACTAATCAATTACATGTCAGTCCAACAAGACCTCGGAAAAGGAAAAAAGAATCAAACCGTGAAGCTCATCGACTTTGATAACCCTTCTAACAACGAATTCTTGGTTGTGGATCAGTTTAGTATAAAAGATGCCAAAGGGACCATTCGTCCCGACCTGATTCTTTTTGTGAACGGGATTCCTCTTGTTGTAATTGAATGTAAAAGTCCTTTGCTCAATGCAAACGAACAGATTGGCCAAGGTGTGAAGCAGTTGACCCGTTACCAAATTGAACAAGAGCGTCTGTTTCATTACAACCAGTTTATGGTTGTGACCAGCAATGATCGTGCAAGAGCTGGTACGATTGGGGCTCAGGCTAAACACTATGGGTTATGGAAAGACCCCTATCCCCTTACTGTGGCTGAGATTGGTAATGATCCGACCGCCCAGGACGTTTTGACAGCGGGGATGTTATCAAAAGAGAATCTACTCGATTTGATCCAAAACTTTATTGTGTACGAGCCAGAAGGCGGGAGAACCATCAAAAAACTTGCCCGTTACCAACAATTCCGTGCTGTAAGAAAAACCGTTGATCGAATTGTCCACGCCAAAACTCCTGAGGATCGTGGCGGAGTTGTCTGGCACACTCAAGGAAGTGGGAAATCGCTCACCATGCTTTACCTTGCAGTAAAACTGAGAAGGCTGAAGCAACTAGAAAACCCTACCATTGTGCTCGTGACCGACCGTAAAGATTTAGATAATCAACTATCAGCCACATTTAGACGCTGTGGTTTTCCTAATCCCCAGCAGGCAAAAAGTGTCCCCCAGCTAAAGGAGCTTCTCTCTCAAGGACCTGGGGCAACAATCACAACCCTTGTTCAGAAATTTCAGGAAGATAAAGAAGCAGTATCTTACCCTGAATTGTCAACATCAAAAAATGTGTTTGTAATGGTTGATGAATCACACCGAAGTCAATATAAGGGACTAGCTATGAACATGCGCACAGCCCTCCCAAATGCCTGCTATCTAGGATTTACGGGTACCCCGATTGATAAAGAAGATAAGAGTACCACAGCCACATTCGGCACTTACATTGACAAATACACAATCGACCAGGCTGTGGATGACGGGGCGACCGTACCGATCTTTTACGAAGCACGCTTAACAGAACTTCATGTCCAGGGTGAGACCTTGGATGAACTTTTTGATAGGAAATTTCGAGAGTATGATCAAGAAACGCGTGAAGAGATTAAAAAGAAGTATGCAAACGAACAGGCCATTATCGCTTCTCCTAAACGTGTGGAACGGATTGCTTTAGATATGATTAATCATTATGAAACACACATTGCTCCAAACGGATTTAAAGCTCAGGTAGTGGCTATTTCCCGTGAAGCTGCGGTGATGTATAAAGAAAAGTTGGATGAACTAAGTGATTATGAATCCGTTGTTGTGATTTCAGGCGGTCACAATGATGAAGAGAAAATGAAAAACTTTCACCTAAAACCTGAGGATGAAAAGAAATACATTGAACGTTTCAAAAAGCCATTAACTGAGGATAAACTGGCATTTATTATTGTGTGTGATAAGCTACTTACAGGGTTTGATGCCCCTATTGAACAAGTCATGTACTTGGATAAACCATTGAAAGAACATACGCTCCTTCAAGCAATCGCGAGAACGAATCGTACCTACAATAAAAAGGACTATGGTCTGATTGTTGATTACTACGGCGTCTCAAGCTTTCTTGAACAGGCACTTGATATCTTTACGAAGTCAGATGTTCAAGGGGCTCTACGCCCCATAGACAGCGAACTACCAAGGCTTGAAACGCGTCACCGTGCAGCGATGCGGTACTTTGATTATGTGAATAAAAGTAACTCCGACGCTTGTATTCAGGTTCTGGAACCAGAAGACGTTCGACACGAGTTTGAAACGGCATTTAAACGCTTCGCAGAAAGCATGGATATGGTGATGCCGAACCACAAAGCCAATCCATATGTAGATGATCTGAAGTTTCTGGGAAAGATTCGGCAAATGGCAAAATCACGCTTCCGTGAAGAAGGTCTCGACATTTCCGACTGTGGTGAAAAAGTGAGGCAGCTTATCGCAGATCATCTTCAGGCTTCTTCTGTCGAGGTCATACACGAACCGATTGATATACTTTCAAGCAAATTTGAGCAACAGATCAATGAAGCGAAGACCATTGAAGCC
This DNA window, taken from Alteribacter keqinensis, encodes the following:
- a CDS encoding type I restriction endonuclease subunit R → MGYQVSDGPSLDSERETTSDVVLRDRLRDAITRLNPWLSDDNVHKVMRSVLHIEATSLMEANQSFHTLLINYMSVQQDLGKGKKNQTVKLIDFDNPSNNEFLVVDQFSIKDAKGTIRPDLILFVNGIPLVVIECKSPLLNANEQIGQGVKQLTRYQIEQERLFHYNQFMVVTSNDRARAGTIGAQAKHYGLWKDPYPLTVAEIGNDPTAQDVLTAGMLSKENLLDLIQNFIVYEPEGGRTIKKLARYQQFRAVRKTVDRIVHAKTPEDRGGVVWHTQGSGKSLTMLYLAVKLRRLKQLENPTIVLVTDRKDLDNQLSATFRRCGFPNPQQAKSVPQLKELLSQGPGATITTLVQKFQEDKEAVSYPELSTSKNVFVMVDESHRSQYKGLAMNMRTALPNACYLGFTGTPIDKEDKSTTATFGTYIDKYTIDQAVDDGATVPIFYEARLTELHVQGETLDELFDRKFREYDQETREEIKKKYANEQAIIASPKRVERIALDMINHYETHIAPNGFKAQVVAISREAAVMYKEKLDELSDYESVVVISGGHNDEEKMKNFHLKPEDEKKYIERFKKPLTEDKLAFIIVCDKLLTGFDAPIEQVMYLDKPLKEHTLLQAIARTNRTYNKKDYGLIVDYYGVSSFLEQALDIFTKSDVQGALRPIDSELPRLETRHRAAMRYFDYVNKSNSDACIQVLEPEDVRHEFETAFKRFAESMDMVMPNHKANPYVDDLKFLGKIRQMAKSRFREEGLDISDCGEKVRQLIADHLQASSVEVIHEPIDILSSKFEQQINEAKTIEAKASQMEHAIRHEIKVKMDENPVYYASLKERLEELINARKNKQMDILEYYEALREKIDGMRNVTKQGEEHGFTREQYPFYQMLEEQLAGEEAEEVKDLTFIVTGLIQSKAVVEWTQKDDVKREMRREVKKKLRKRVDNNKLEYLTQQLMDLAAVHYKK